Proteins encoded within one genomic window of Pectobacterium araliae:
- a CDS encoding tRNA (cytidine(34)-2'-O)-methyltransferase, translating to MFHIALYEPQIAPNTGNIIRLAANNGCTLHLIEPLGFDFEEKKLRRAGLDYHDLAQVSRHKNYQDFLAAVPGKRIFACTTKGSRPYDQPTYQPGDVLLFGSETSGLPDEIRNGFESDFRIRIPMQSNSRSLNLSNSVAIISYEAWRQNGFGGCL from the coding sequence ATGTTCCATATCGCGCTCTATGAACCTCAAATTGCACCAAACACCGGCAATATCATCCGATTAGCTGCCAATAACGGCTGTACGCTTCATTTGATTGAACCGCTGGGGTTTGATTTTGAAGAGAAGAAACTGCGCCGCGCAGGGCTGGATTACCACGATCTGGCGCAGGTTAGCCGTCATAAAAACTATCAGGATTTTCTGGCGGCGGTTCCCGGCAAACGCATCTTCGCCTGCACCACGAAAGGCAGCCGTCCGTATGACCAGCCAACCTACCAGCCAGGTGATGTGTTGCTGTTTGGATCGGAAACGTCCGGTCTACCGGATGAAATTCGTAACGGCTTTGAATCGGATTTCCGTATCCGCATTCCCATGCAGTCCAACAGCCGTAGCCTGAATCTGTCGAATTCCGTGGCGATTATTAGTTATGAAGCCTGGCGGCAGAATGGCTTCGGTGGTTGCCTGTAA
- a CDS encoding sn-glycerol-3-phosphate import ATP-binding protein UgpC — protein sequence MACLKLQAVTKSYDGKTQIIQPIDLDVADGEFVVMVGPSGCGKSTLLRMVAGLERTTSGDIYIDNQRVTDLEPKDRGIAMVFQNYALYPHMNVFDNMAYGLKIRGFGKTQIRERVEDAARILELMPLLQRKPRELSGGQRQRVAMGRAIVREPAVFLFDEPLSNLDAKLRVQMRLELQQLHQRLKTTSLYVTHDQVEAMTLAQRVIVMNKGIAEQIGAPADIYRRPASLFVASFIGSPAMNLWSGRISDDGCRFEIGEDIALALPEPKPQWCGKALTLGVRPEHIQLATREAGGIPLQISTLELLGADNLAHGKWGGQNVITRLSYEHCPAIGSTLWLYLPTSSWHLFDSQSGLRMG from the coding sequence ATGGCATGTTTAAAACTTCAGGCCGTCACCAAGTCTTACGATGGCAAAACACAGATTATCCAACCCATCGATTTGGACGTCGCGGACGGTGAATTCGTCGTGATGGTCGGGCCATCGGGCTGCGGCAAATCGACGCTGCTGCGCATGGTGGCAGGCCTCGAACGCACCACCAGCGGTGATATCTATATTGATAACCAGCGTGTTACCGATCTGGAACCGAAAGATCGCGGTATTGCGATGGTGTTCCAGAACTATGCGCTTTATCCCCATATGAACGTGTTCGACAATATGGCTTATGGCCTGAAAATCCGTGGTTTCGGCAAGACGCAGATTCGTGAGCGAGTAGAAGACGCAGCGCGTATTCTTGAACTGATGCCGCTGCTGCAACGCAAGCCGCGTGAGCTATCCGGTGGCCAGCGCCAGCGCGTGGCAATGGGGCGGGCGATTGTGCGTGAACCGGCGGTGTTCCTGTTCGATGAACCGTTGTCGAATCTGGATGCCAAACTGCGCGTACAAATGCGGCTGGAATTGCAGCAACTGCATCAGCGCCTGAAAACCACCAGCCTGTACGTCACGCACGATCAGGTCGAAGCCATGACGCTGGCGCAGCGCGTCATCGTGATGAACAAAGGGATCGCCGAACAAATCGGCGCGCCGGCTGATATTTATCGCCGCCCGGCATCGCTGTTTGTGGCCAGCTTTATTGGCTCACCCGCGATGAACCTGTGGTCAGGTCGCATTAGCGATGACGGCTGCCGCTTTGAAATCGGCGAAGATATCGCGCTGGCGCTGCCTGAGCCGAAGCCGCAGTGGTGTGGTAAAGCATTGACGCTGGGGGTGCGGCCGGAGCATATTCAGCTGGCGACGCGCGAAGCGGGCGGGATTCCGTTGCAGATTTCAACACTCGAATTGCTGGGCGCGGACAATTTAGCGCACGGTAAGTGGGGCGGGCAGAACGTGATTACGCGACTCTCTTATGAGCACTGCCCTGCGATTGGCTCGACGCTCTGGCTGTATTTGCCGACGTCATCATGGCACCTGTTTGATTCGCAAAGCGGATTACGGATGGGATAA
- a CDS encoding type II toxin-antitoxin system RelE/ParE family toxin: MAVYTTKLFDKKLKSKLLSDSYLFEIAHEVMNGRFEGDLGGGVIKKRIALNAGKSAGARTIIFFKLGSNLFFADGWKKNQVRKGVKEIQDDELAVYKDIAGDLLQLTVQQIAQLVKVKELREVECDGCKDERAAGNGEKPA; encoded by the coding sequence GTGGCGGTATACACAACGAAGCTCTTCGATAAAAAACTAAAAAGCAAACTACTTTCAGACAGTTACCTTTTTGAGATTGCTCATGAGGTAATGAATGGTCGCTTTGAGGGTGACCTTGGCGGTGGTGTGATTAAGAAACGAATCGCATTGAATGCCGGAAAGAGTGCAGGAGCCAGAACTATCATCTTTTTCAAACTGGGCTCTAATCTATTTTTTGCCGATGGATGGAAAAAAAATCAGGTCAGGAAAGGCGTTAAAGAAATTCAGGATGATGAGCTGGCTGTTTATAAAGACATTGCTGGTGACCTACTTCAACTCACCGTTCAACAAATAGCTCAATTGGTAAAAGTGAAAGAACTACGAGAGGTGGAATGCGATGGCTGCAAAGATGAAAGAGCTGCAGGAAATGGCGAAAAGCCTGCATGA
- the ugpA gene encoding sn-glycerol-3-phosphate ABC transporter permease UgpA has product MTSSRPVFRSSWLPYVLVLPQLLITVIFFIWPAGQALWYSVQNLDPFGLSSEFVGMENFRQLFNNSYYLDSFYTTLIFSFLVAGFGMLISLFLAALVDYVIRASRLYQMLIILPYAVAPAVAAVLWMFLFNPGLGLITHFLGLLGYTWNHAQHSGQAMSLVVLASVWKQISYNFLFFLAALQSIPRSLVEAGAIDGAGPVRRFFNLVLPMISPVSFFLLVVNLVYAFFDTFPIIDAATAGGPVQSTTTLIYKIYREGFAGLDLSSSAAQSVILMLLVIGLTVIQFRFVERKVNYQ; this is encoded by the coding sequence ATGACATCATCCCGCCCCGTTTTTCGTAGCAGCTGGTTGCCCTATGTGCTGGTGTTGCCCCAACTGCTGATTACCGTGATTTTCTTTATCTGGCCTGCTGGTCAGGCGCTGTGGTATTCGGTGCAGAATCTGGATCCGTTTGGGCTATCCAGCGAATTTGTCGGCATGGAAAATTTCAGGCAGCTGTTCAATAACTCTTACTACCTCGATTCGTTTTACACCACGCTGATATTCAGCTTTCTGGTGGCAGGGTTTGGCATGCTGATTTCACTCTTTCTGGCCGCGCTGGTGGACTACGTGATCCGCGCCAGCCGCCTGTATCAGATGTTGATTATCCTGCCCTATGCCGTGGCACCCGCCGTCGCGGCCGTGCTGTGGATGTTCCTGTTTAACCCCGGTCTGGGGCTGATTACCCATTTTCTCGGGCTGCTGGGCTATACGTGGAACCACGCGCAGCACAGCGGTCAGGCGATGTCTTTAGTCGTACTGGCGTCGGTCTGGAAGCAGATTAGCTATAACTTCCTGTTCTTCCTCGCCGCGTTGCAATCCATTCCCCGCTCGCTGGTGGAAGCGGGCGCGATCGATGGTGCAGGGCCGGTGCGGCGGTTCTTCAATCTGGTGCTGCCGATGATCTCGCCGGTGAGTTTCTTCTTGCTGGTCGTCAATCTGGTATACGCCTTTTTCGATACCTTCCCGATTATCGATGCCGCGACGGCAGGTGGACCGGTGCAGTCGACGACCACGCTGATCTACAAAATTTATCGCGAGGGTTTCGCAGGGCTGGATCTGTCCAGTTCGGCGGCGCAGTCGGTGATACTGATGCTGCTGGTTATCGGGTTGACCGTGATTCAGTTCCGCTTTGTTGAACGGAAGGTGAATTATCAATGA
- the cpxA gene encoding envelope stress sensor histidine kinase CpxA — translation MINSLTARIFAIFWLTLALVLMLVLMVPKLDSRQLTALLENEQRQGIMLEQHIEADLANTPANDLRWWLRLFWVLEKWAPPGQRLFLVTSEGRIFGAEKHETPIVRNFIGLSDNADHPQKKNYGRIELLGPFAIRDGDDNYQLYLIRPASSPQSDFISLLFDRPLLLLIFTMLISSPLLLWLAWSLAKPARKLKHAADEVAKGNLRQHPELESGPQEFQATGVSFNQMVSALERMVTAQQRLLSDISHELRTPLTRLQLATALLRRRQGEGNELNRIETETQRLDSMINDLLVLSRNQHKNELTREFLHADELWGNVLDDAAFEAEQVGKTLEVPYPPGPWTLFGNPASLDSALENIVRNALRYSHNHIEVAFSVDNQGITIKVDDDGPGVSPEDREQIFRPFYRTDEARDRESGGSGLGLAIVETAITQHKGWVKAEDSPLGGLRLIIWLPLHQR, via the coding sequence ATGATCAATAGTTTGACGGCTCGTATCTTTGCCATTTTTTGGTTAACGCTGGCGCTGGTACTCATGCTGGTTTTGATGGTGCCCAAGCTGGACTCGCGCCAGCTTACTGCCTTGCTGGAAAACGAGCAACGGCAGGGCATCATGCTGGAACAGCACATTGAAGCAGACCTCGCCAACACCCCGGCCAACGATCTGCGTTGGTGGCTACGGTTGTTCTGGGTGTTGGAGAAATGGGCTCCACCGGGGCAGCGCCTTTTTCTGGTCACCAGCGAAGGCCGGATCTTTGGCGCAGAGAAACATGAAACCCCGATTGTGCGTAATTTTATCGGGTTGTCGGATAACGCCGATCATCCACAAAAGAAAAATTATGGCCGTATTGAGCTTCTCGGTCCTTTTGCGATCCGCGACGGTGATGACAACTATCAGCTTTATCTGATTCGTCCTGCCAGTAGCCCGCAGTCCGATTTCATTAGCCTGCTGTTTGACCGACCTCTACTACTGCTGATCTTCACCATGTTGATCAGTTCACCGCTGCTGCTCTGGCTCGCCTGGAGCCTGGCGAAACCCGCACGTAAGCTCAAGCACGCCGCCGATGAAGTCGCCAAAGGCAATTTACGCCAGCATCCTGAATTGGAATCCGGCCCGCAGGAATTTCAGGCTACGGGCGTCAGCTTTAACCAAATGGTCAGTGCGCTGGAACGGATGGTGACCGCACAGCAACGCCTGCTGTCTGATATCTCGCACGAGCTGCGGACGCCGCTGACGCGCTTGCAGTTGGCAACGGCGCTATTGCGTCGGCGTCAGGGTGAAGGCAATGAGCTGAACCGCATCGAGACGGAAACGCAGCGGCTCGACAGCATGATTAACGACCTGCTGGTGCTGTCACGCAATCAGCACAAGAATGAACTGACCCGCGAGTTCCTGCATGCTGATGAACTGTGGGGCAATGTGCTGGACGATGCAGCTTTTGAGGCCGAGCAGGTGGGCAAAACGCTGGAAGTTCCTTACCCTCCGGGGCCGTGGACGCTCTTCGGTAACCCAGCCTCGCTCGACAGTGCGCTGGAGAATATCGTGCGCAACGCGCTACGTTATTCTCACAACCACATCGAAGTGGCTTTCTCGGTGGATAATCAGGGCATCACCATCAAGGTGGATGACGACGGCCCCGGCGTTAGCCCGGAAGATCGTGAACAGATTTTCCGCCCTTTCTACCGTACCGATGAAGCGCGTGACCGCGAATCTGGCGGTAGCGGTTTGGGACTCGCCATTGTGGAAACCGCGATTACGCAGCACAAAGGGTGGGTAAAAGCGGAAGACAGCCCGCTGGGCGGGTTGCGCTTAATCATCTGGCTGCCGTTGCATCAACGCTAA
- the cpxP gene encoding cell-envelope stress modulator CpxP produces the protein MQQFATLSLASLLMLGTFTAFAAESGDAPVSSGWHIDDAATKGASGQQGMFDGVRLTEQQRQQMRDLMHQSRQDKPAFNTEDIKAMHQLVIAETFDEAAVRAQITRMMSVQIERQIQMTRVRNQMYNLLTPAQKDILELKHKQRMKEMQQQISMFNQMAAPAPGTTNHAETDSPE, from the coding sequence ATGCAACAGTTCGCAACCTTATCTCTTGCTTCACTGCTTATGTTAGGCACGTTTACTGCCTTTGCAGCAGAGAGTGGGGACGCTCCGGTGAGCAGCGGTTGGCACATTGATGATGCCGCTACAAAAGGTGCATCCGGTCAGCAAGGTATGTTCGATGGCGTGAGGTTGACCGAGCAACAGCGTCAGCAAATGCGTGATTTGATGCACCAGAGTCGTCAGGACAAACCCGCGTTTAATACTGAAGATATTAAAGCTATGCATCAGTTGGTAATCGCCGAAACGTTTGATGAAGCGGCGGTACGAGCGCAGATAACCCGAATGATGAGTGTGCAGATTGAGCGTCAGATTCAGATGACCCGAGTGCGCAACCAAATGTATAACCTGCTGACGCCAGCACAGAAAGACATTTTAGAGCTGAAGCATAAGCAACGCATGAAAGAGATGCAGCAGCAGATATCCATGTTTAACCAAATGGCCGCGCCAGCACCAGGCACGACAAACCATGCCGAGACAGATAGTCCCGAGTAG
- a CDS encoding AEC family transporter, translating into MPAFIVSLWHQIFLSLPLFVLIALGYSLIRYGKWPTTVTDGMTRFVFSVAMPAMLFRLMSDFSKRPVVDARLLIAFFGGCLLVFVLGRIVARKVFHLDGVSGSLFALSGIFSNNVMLGLPIATLMLGEEAIPSVALVVVFNGLILWTLVTVSVEWARNGALSLQGFTKTALGVLKNPLIIGILSGTLFSLTGLPLPSYVDQPLSMLGQIAAPLSLVALGMGLAEYRVRDGWQISTAICTIKLLVQPLVIWGIAIALGLPEMETRAVVLLGSMAVGVNVYLMSRQFDVLGGPVASSLLLSTAMAALTTPLILTLMGVRL; encoded by the coding sequence ATGCCCGCATTTATTGTTTCGCTTTGGCACCAGATTTTTCTGTCGTTACCCCTTTTTGTTCTTATCGCGCTCGGTTATAGCCTGATTCGCTACGGTAAATGGCCGACCACCGTGACCGACGGCATGACACGCTTTGTCTTCTCTGTGGCGATGCCCGCCATGCTGTTCCGCCTGATGTCGGATTTCTCTAAACGTCCGGTGGTGGATGCCCGGCTGCTGATTGCCTTTTTCGGCGGCTGCCTGCTGGTGTTTGTCTTAGGCCGCATTGTGGCGCGTAAAGTCTTTCATCTCGATGGCGTCTCCGGCTCGCTGTTTGCGCTGAGCGGCATTTTCTCCAACAACGTGATGTTAGGGCTGCCGATTGCCACGCTGATGCTGGGTGAAGAGGCGATCCCGTCTGTTGCGCTGGTGGTGGTGTTTAACGGGCTTATTTTGTGGACGCTGGTGACGGTGTCGGTGGAATGGGCGCGTAACGGGGCGTTGTCGCTACAGGGCTTCACCAAAACCGCACTGGGCGTGCTGAAGAACCCGCTGATTATCGGCATTCTATCCGGTACTTTATTTAGCCTGACGGGCTTGCCGCTGCCGTCGTATGTCGACCAGCCGCTTTCCATGCTGGGGCAGATTGCCGCCCCGCTGTCGCTGGTGGCGCTGGGGATGGGGCTGGCAGAATACCGCGTGCGTGACGGCTGGCAGATCAGCACGGCAATTTGCACGATTAAACTGCTGGTACAGCCACTGGTGATCTGGGGAATTGCGATTGCGCTCGGCCTGCCGGAAATGGAGACGCGTGCGGTTGTGCTGCTGGGGTCGATGGCGGTGGGCGTCAACGTCTATCTGATGTCGCGCCAGTTCGATGTGCTGGGTGGCCCAGTGGCATCAAGTTTATTGCTATCAACAGCGATGGCGGCGCTGACCACGCCGTTGATTTTAACGCTAATGGGTGTGCGGCTATAA
- the ugpB gene encoding sn-glycerol-3-phosphate ABC transporter substrate-binding protein UgpB has product MFNNTIRKTHAIRTAAACVAFALMSAGAQAATDIPFWHSMEGELGKEVNSLADRFNKEHSDVKIVPVYKGNYEQSLAAGIAAYRAGNAPAILQVYEVGTATMMASKAIKPVYEVFKDAGINFDESVFVPTVSGYYTDAKSGHLLSQPFNSSTPVLYYNKDAFKKAELDPEQPPKTWQQMAEYTAKLRAAGMKCGYASGWQGWIQIENFSAWHGLPVASKNNGFDGTDAVLEFNKPTQVKHIQLLQDMNKKGDFTYFGRKDEPTEKFYNGDCAITTASSGSLADIRQHAKFNYGVGMMPYDADAKGAPQNAIIGGASLWVMGGKDAATYKGVAEFMQFLAKPENAAEWHQKTGYLPITTAAYELTQKQGFYEKNPGADIATRQMLNKPPLPFTKGLRLGNMPQIRTVVDEELESVWTGKKTPQQALDSAVERGNALLRRFEQSTK; this is encoded by the coding sequence ATGTTCAACAACACAATTCGTAAAACACATGCTATTCGCACCGCCGCGGCGTGTGTGGCATTCGCGCTGATGAGCGCTGGTGCGCAGGCCGCGACAGACATTCCTTTCTGGCACTCCATGGAAGGCGAGTTAGGGAAAGAAGTGAATTCTCTGGCTGACCGTTTTAATAAAGAACACAGCGACGTAAAAATTGTGCCGGTCTACAAAGGCAACTACGAGCAGAGCCTGGCTGCCGGGATTGCGGCCTATCGCGCAGGGAATGCACCCGCTATTTTACAGGTTTATGAAGTCGGTACGGCCACTATGATGGCAAGCAAAGCCATCAAGCCCGTCTATGAAGTGTTCAAAGACGCGGGCATTAATTTTGATGAGTCAGTGTTTGTGCCGACGGTCTCCGGTTATTACACCGACGCGAAGAGCGGCCACCTGCTGTCTCAGCCGTTTAACAGCTCAACCCCAGTGCTGTACTACAACAAAGATGCCTTCAAGAAAGCCGAGTTAGATCCAGAGCAGCCGCCGAAAACTTGGCAGCAAATGGCCGAGTACACCGCCAAGCTGCGTGCGGCTGGGATGAAGTGCGGCTACGCCAGCGGCTGGCAGGGGTGGATTCAGATTGAAAACTTCAGCGCCTGGCATGGTCTGCCCGTTGCAAGCAAGAACAACGGCTTTGACGGCACCGATGCCGTGCTGGAATTCAACAAACCTACGCAGGTCAAACATATCCAGCTGTTGCAGGACATGAACAAGAAGGGTGACTTCACCTATTTCGGACGCAAAGATGAGCCGACCGAGAAGTTCTACAACGGCGATTGTGCTATCACGACCGCTTCCTCTGGTTCACTGGCGGATATCCGTCAACATGCCAAGTTCAACTATGGCGTTGGCATGATGCCGTATGACGCCGATGCGAAAGGTGCGCCGCAGAACGCTATTATCGGCGGAGCCAGCCTGTGGGTGATGGGCGGTAAAGATGCCGCGACCTACAAAGGTGTCGCTGAGTTTATGCAGTTCCTGGCGAAGCCTGAAAATGCCGCTGAATGGCACCAAAAAACCGGTTACCTACCGATCACCACTGCGGCGTATGAGCTGACGCAGAAGCAGGGTTTCTACGAGAAAAATCCCGGTGCGGATATTGCCACGCGTCAGATGTTGAACAAGCCACCGTTGCCGTTCACCAAAGGTCTGCGTTTGGGCAATATGCCGCAAATTCGTACCGTTGTGGATGAAGAATTAGAAAGCGTATGGACAGGTAAGAAGACGCCACAGCAGGCGTTGGATAGCGCGGTAGAACGCGGTAACGCGCTGCTGCGTCGCTTCGAGCAGTCGACGAAGTAA
- the ugpE gene encoding sn-glycerol-3-phosphate ABC transporter permease UgpE, which translates to MIENRRGLTIFSHVMLIVSILAVLFPLYVGFVAATLDNQEVFQAPMTLIPGSHLWENLRYIWLHGAGNNTTPFGLMLLNSFVMALAITVGKITVSILSAYAIVYFRFPLRNLFFWMIFLTLMLPVEVRIFPTVEVIARLDMMDSYTGLTLPLMASTTATFLFRQFFMTLPDELMEAARIDGASPMRFFFDMVLPLSKTNLAALFVITFIYGWNQYLWPLLIVSDASLGTAVAGIKSMIASGDGATQWNQVMAAMLLTMLPPLLVVLLMQRWFVRGLVDSEK; encoded by the coding sequence ATGATTGAGAATCGTCGCGGGTTAACTATTTTCAGCCACGTCATGCTGATCGTCAGCATTCTCGCCGTTTTGTTTCCGCTGTACGTGGGTTTTGTGGCCGCCACGCTGGATAATCAGGAAGTCTTTCAGGCACCGATGACGCTCATCCCCGGTTCTCACCTGTGGGAAAATCTGCGTTATATCTGGCTGCACGGCGCGGGCAACAACACCACGCCGTTCGGGCTGATGCTGCTCAACAGCTTCGTCATGGCGCTGGCGATCACGGTGGGCAAAATTACCGTATCGATCCTGTCCGCTTACGCCATCGTTTATTTTCGTTTTCCGCTGCGCAACCTGTTCTTCTGGATGATTTTCCTGACGCTGATGCTGCCGGTGGAAGTGCGTATTTTCCCAACCGTAGAAGTGATCGCGCGGCTGGACATGATGGACAGCTACACCGGTTTAACGTTGCCGCTGATGGCCTCGACGACAGCAACCTTCCTGTTCCGCCAGTTCTTTATGACGCTGCCGGATGAGCTGATGGAAGCGGCGCGTATCGACGGTGCCAGCCCGATGCGTTTCTTCTTCGACATGGTGTTGCCACTGTCGAAGACCAATCTGGCGGCGTTGTTTGTGATCACGTTCATCTACGGCTGGAACCAGTATCTGTGGCCGCTGCTGATTGTCAGCGATGCCAGTCTGGGTACTGCGGTCGCCGGAATCAAAAGCATGATTGCCTCCGGTGATGGCGCGACCCAGTGGAATCAGGTGATGGCCGCGATGCTGCTGACCATGCTGCCGCCGCTGCTGGTGGTACTACTGATGCAGCGCTGGTTCGTTCGCGGCCTGGTCGACAGCGAAAAATAA
- a CDS encoding DUF3142 domain-containing protein produces the protein MGRQARLLLVTPSIMLACLLSFCTQAAPVTAPDPTTNAVDATVDATRYQDFWLWAAVRPQPILHQAQTLYLHQGEVARRQGNVVFLRQGVPPSQLRVKRVWLAFRMTTLDLSDRHLNRMLKLREKWQRHGNHVVGIQIDFDAKSYQLAGYVAFLTQLRERLPEDCQLSITGLLDWSKTGDVSALNRLQGKLDEVVVQTYQGRNTITNYAEYLPALMKLTLPFRLGLVQNGKWEPQWQQRLATSPYYRGEVVFLVNPPLKKSATGRL, from the coding sequence GTGGGCAGACAAGCTCGATTATTACTGGTAACGCCGTCAATCATGCTGGCCTGCCTGCTTTCGTTCTGTACGCAGGCCGCTCCCGTTACGGCACCCGATCCAACCACCAACGCGGTGGATGCCACCGTCGACGCGACGCGCTATCAGGATTTCTGGCTGTGGGCCGCAGTGCGACCCCAGCCGATTCTGCATCAGGCACAGACGTTGTACCTGCATCAGGGAGAAGTCGCCCGCCGTCAGGGCAACGTCGTTTTCCTGCGACAAGGGGTTCCCCCCAGCCAATTACGCGTGAAGCGCGTCTGGCTGGCTTTCCGCATGACCACGCTGGACCTTTCCGATCGCCATCTGAACCGAATGCTAAAGCTACGGGAAAAATGGCAACGCCACGGTAATCACGTTGTCGGGATTCAGATAGATTTTGACGCGAAAAGTTATCAATTGGCGGGTTATGTCGCATTTCTGACGCAATTGCGCGAACGTTTACCCGAAGATTGTCAGCTCAGTATTACCGGGCTGCTCGACTGGTCGAAAACAGGGGATGTCTCGGCGCTTAACCGCTTACAGGGCAAGTTGGATGAAGTCGTGGTGCAAACCTATCAGGGACGCAACACGATTACCAACTACGCCGAGTACCTGCCCGCGCTGATGAAGCTAACCCTGCCTTTCCGGCTAGGGCTGGTACAAAACGGCAAGTGGGAACCACAGTGGCAACAGCGCCTTGCCACTTCACCGTATTATCGCGGGGAAGTGGTCTTTCTGGTAAATCCACCATTGAAAAAATCCGCCACGGGTAGGCTGTAA
- the cpxR gene encoding envelope stress response regulator transcription factor CpxR, producing MNKILLVDDDKELTALLKELLEMEGFNVVVAYDGEQALQIIDNTIDLLLLDVMMPKKNGIDTLKELRQQHQTPVIMLTARGSELDRVLGLELGADDYLPKPFNDRELVARIRAILRRSNWTDQQQAGDNSAPTLEVDGLRLNPGRQEASFDDVVLDLTGTEFTLLYLLAQRLGQVVSREHLSQEVLGKRLTPFDRAIDMHISNLRRKLPERKDGLPWFKTLRGRGYLMVSAA from the coding sequence ATGAATAAAATTCTGCTGGTTGACGACGATAAAGAGCTGACCGCTTTATTGAAAGAATTGCTCGAAATGGAAGGTTTTAACGTCGTTGTCGCCTACGACGGCGAGCAGGCGTTACAGATAATAGATAACACCATTGACCTGTTATTACTGGATGTGATGATGCCGAAGAAAAACGGTATCGATACCTTAAAAGAGCTACGACAGCAGCATCAAACGCCGGTCATCATGCTGACCGCCCGCGGCAGCGAACTGGACCGCGTTCTTGGTCTGGAGTTGGGTGCCGATGACTATCTGCCTAAACCCTTTAACGACAGGGAACTGGTGGCGCGAATTCGCGCGATTCTCCGTCGTTCCAACTGGACCGATCAACAGCAGGCGGGTGATAACAGCGCGCCAACGCTGGAGGTCGATGGCCTGCGTCTGAACCCCGGACGACAGGAAGCCAGCTTTGACGATGTTGTACTGGATTTGACAGGCACCGAATTCACGCTGCTCTATCTGCTGGCGCAGCGGTTAGGGCAGGTGGTTTCCCGCGAGCATTTAAGTCAGGAAGTCCTCGGCAAACGTCTGACGCCGTTTGATCGTGCGATTGATATGCATATCTCGAACCTGCGGCGTAAATTGCCAGAACGTAAAGACGGCTTGCCCTGGTTTAAAACCCTGCGTGGACGAGGCTATTTGATGGTATCAGCTGCATGA
- the ugpQ gene encoding glycerophosphodiester phosphodiesterase, translating to METRWPYPTIVAHRGGGSLAPENTLAAIDVGASLGHKMIEFDAKLSQDGQIFLLHDDTLERTSNGWGIAGELPWDKLVGLDVGGWYGHKFVGERLPLLSEVAKRCVQYGMAANIEIKPTTGYEAETGRVIALAARQLWADHPIAPLLSSFSIEALEAAQQAAPELPRGLLLDEWEEDWLALTQRLACVSIHLNHKLLTAERVAALKAAGLRILVYTVNQPDRAQILLDWGVDCICTDRIDLIGANFATG from the coding sequence ATGGAAACACGCTGGCCTTACCCGACCATTGTCGCCCATCGCGGCGGTGGTTCACTGGCACCAGAAAACACGCTGGCGGCGATTGATGTCGGTGCCAGCCTTGGTCACAAGATGATCGAGTTTGACGCCAAGCTGTCGCAGGACGGCCAGATTTTCCTCTTACACGATGACACGCTTGAGCGCACCAGCAACGGCTGGGGTATTGCCGGAGAACTGCCGTGGGACAAGCTGGTCGGGCTGGATGTCGGTGGTTGGTACGGTCATAAATTTGTTGGTGAACGCCTGCCGCTGCTATCGGAAGTGGCAAAACGCTGCGTGCAGTATGGCATGGCGGCCAATATCGAGATTAAACCCACCACCGGGTATGAAGCAGAAACCGGGCGGGTGATTGCGCTGGCGGCGCGTCAGCTGTGGGCCGATCATCCGATCGCGCCGCTGCTATCCTCGTTCTCTATCGAAGCGCTTGAAGCCGCGCAGCAGGCCGCGCCGGAGCTGCCGCGCGGGTTGCTGCTGGATGAGTGGGAAGAAGACTGGCTGGCATTAACACAGCGTCTGGCGTGTGTGTCCATCCATCTGAATCACAAGCTGCTGACGGCAGAACGCGTCGCGGCGCTGAAAGCTGCGGGTTTGCGTATTCTGGTTTATACCGTCAACCAACCTGATCGTGCGCAAATTTTGCTGGATTGGGGCGTTGACTGTATCTGTACTGACCGGATAGATTTGATTGGGGCAAACTTTGCGACCGGCTGA